The Mycolicibacterium cosmeticum sequence TCGTGGTGCTGCTGCTCACGGGTATCGGCCCGGTGCTGGCGGCCGAACATCACGCCGGTCGCCTGCTGGATGGTGTCGGCCCGTACCTGCTCGCCGCCGATGATCAGGACATCGTCGTCATCGTTCCCGCCTCGACCAAGCGGCGCGTCCTCGGCCTGCACGGGCAACTGGCCAAGCAGCTGAACGGACTGGGCGGGGGTCTGAGCCGGCCCACTCGACTCGCCGACCTCAAGGTGGCCGTCGCGCAGGCACGCATCGCGGCGACGGCCGGAGCCCACGGCACGTTCACCGATTTCGGCGAATTGGGCGCCTACGGCGTACTTCTCGGAGCCCGGACGCCGGCCGAATTACGTGTTCTCGCCGGCCTGCTGGACCCCCTGATCGGACAGCGAGACGATCTGGTGGGTGCCCTCACGGCCTTCCTGGAACGCAACGGGCAGGTGGAGGCCGCCGCGGCGGATCTCGGGATTCACCGCCACACCGTGCGAAACCGCATGCAGCGCATCAGTCACCTGCTGGGTGATGACCTCACCTCGGCCGATACCCGGGCCCAACTCTGGATGGCGATCAAGGCCCATCAGCTGCTGGCGGTTCGGAACGTCGGTCAGGATTGATCGCCGAGCCGCGGCGGGCCGCTGCGGTACGTCGCGGGTGTCGCCGACAACGAGATCGGATTGGCGACCTGCCCGGTCGAGGTGCCCGGCACGCTGACGATGGCGCCGAGTCCGAGGCGTTCGGCGAAGGCGAAAGCCTCCGACATGTCGTTGATCGGGCCCGCCGGGACGCCGGCCGCGGCAAGTGCGTCATACCAGTGGTCGGCGCCGTGTGCCTGGAATGCGGTTTGCAGGATGGCGCACAGCACATCCCGGTGACGCACCCGCAGCGCGTTGGATCCGAACCGCTCGTCGGCGGCCAGCCAGTCCACACCCAGTACCCGGGTGAGTGCCTTGAACTGCTTGTCGTTGCCGACGGCCACTGCCATCGGCCGGTCGGCGGTGGAAAACGTCTGATACGGGGCGATACTCGGGTGCCGATTGCCCATCCGCGTCGGCACGGCGCCTGCACCCAGGAACCCGGAGGCCTGATTCACCATGGACGACAACAACACCGACAGCAGGTTGGTGTCGACGCGCTGACCTTCCCCGGTGCGGGCGCGGTGGGCCAGCGCGAGCAGGATCCCACTGAGCGCATGCATCCCGGCGAGGACGTCGACGACGGCGACCCCCACCTTGGTGGGCTCACCGTCGGGCTGCCCGGTGACACTCATCAGGCCACCGACCGCCTGGACCAGCAGATCGTAGCCCGGTAGGTCGGCGCCGCCGTCCCGGCCGAATCCCGTTATGGCGCAGTAGATCAGGTCCGGGTTGAGCTCCCGCAGGGACTCGTACCCCAGGCCGAGTTTCTCCATGGTGCCCGGCCGGAAATTCTCCACGACGATATCGGCACCGGACACCAGCTCGCGGGCGCGCGCGATGTCGGCGGCGTCGGTGAGGTCGAGCACCACCGATCGCTTGTTGCGGTTCACCGCGTTGAAATAGGTGGCCACACCCTCGGCGTCGTACGGTGGGCCCCATTCCCGGGTGTCGTCACCCACACCCGGCCGCTCGATCTTGATGATGTCGGCGCCGAAATCACCGAGCATCATGGTGGCGTACGGTCCGGCCAGCACGCGGCTGAAATCGACGACCACGATGCCGTCGAGGGCGGTGCCGCTCACGGTCGCGTCGCCCCGCCGCGCAGATACACGGTGGTGGTGTGGGTGAAGAACTCCCTGGCCGCGCGGCCCTGTTCTTTCGGGCCCAGCCCGCTCTTCTTCGCGCCACCGAACGGGACGTGCGGGTCGGCGCCCGCCGACTCGGAATTGATGTGCAGCACGCCCACGTCGATATGCTCGACTGCCTCCAGTGCGCGGGTCAAGTCCTGCGTGAAAACCGCTGCGGAGAGGCCGAATTCGCTGTCGTTGGCGAGTTCGAAGGCCGCCGCGGTATCGGCGGCGCGACGCACCGCCAGTACCGGGCCGAAGAGCTCGTCGGTCCAGACATCGGCAGGCCGCCCGTCGAGTTCCAGGACGGTCGGTGCGACGAAGTAGCCGTCGGCCAACGGTCCGTCGCCGGGGAGGCGGCCGCGAGCCAGCGTGGTGGCCCCCTGCGTGGCCGCCGCCTCGATCCCCGCGGTGATGGTGCGCCGGGCGGATGCGCTGACGACCGGCCCGAGCTGGGTGGCGTCATCGGTGGGGTCGCCGGTGCGCAAGACGTGCACCCGTTCGGCCAATACGGTCAAGAACCTGTCGGCGATACCGTCGGTGACGATCAGACGTGAGGTGGCGGTGCATTTCTGCCCCGATGAGCGGAACGCGCCGAGCATGACCTGTTCGACGGCGAGGTCGGCGTCGGCGTCGTCGAGCACCACGGCGGCGTTCTTGCCGCCCATCTCGGCCTGGACCGGGACACCACGCGCCGCCGCCGACGAGGCGATGCGCCGCCCGATCGTGGTCGAACCGGTGAAGGAGATGGCATCGACCTCGGGGTGGTTGACGATGGCATCGCCGATATCCGTCCCGCCGATGAGCAGGTTGAGCACACCGGCCGGTAGTCCGGCGCTGCTGAGCGCGGCTGCCAGCCGCTGCGCCAGCAGCGGGACCGTGCCGGCGGGCTTCCACACGACGGTGTTGCCGTAGATGAGCGCCGGGGCGATCTTCCACGCCGGGATGGCGATGGGGAAATTGAACGGGGTGATGATGCCGACCACGCCGACCGGTTTGCGGGTCACCAGGATCTGCTCACCGGCGCGCGGCGATGCGTAGATGTCACCGGACCGGCGATCACCCTCGTTGCCGTAATAGCGCAGGATCTGGGCGGCGCGGCGCACCTCGCCGATGCCCTCGGCCTTGGTCTTGCCTTCCTCCAGGGTGAGGTCCAGCCCCCAGTCGTCGGCGTTTCGCTCCACGATCGCGGCCGCCGCGAGCAGCACCGCGCCGCGCTGATGCATCGGGGTGGCGGCCCAGCCGGCGCCGGCCCGGGTCGCGGCCGCCACCGCGGTGTCGACATCGTCCGCGGTGGCCGAATCACCTTCGGCGACAACGATTCGGGGCTGCGCCGGGTTGACGCTGTGCAGCCGGTCGCCGCCGCCGGCGATCCACTGGCCGTCGATCAGGTGCTGTAACGGGACGGGGCTGGATAGGGGGCTGGATGACGTCATGCGTGCTTCCTGTTCGGCCATGTGGTCAGCGGAATGCGGCGTGGCCGGTCAGCGCCTTGCCGATGGACAACAGGTGCATCTCGGAGGTGCCCTCGTAGGTGAGCACCGATTCCAGGTTGTTGGCGTGCCGCAGCGGTGAATACTCAAGAGTGATACCGCTGCCGCCCAACAGGGTTCGGCATTCCCGCGCGATGCCGATCGCTTCGCGCACATTGTTCAGCTTGCCGAGGCTGACCTGCTCCGGTCGCACACCCTCGGCGTCCTTGATGCGGCCCAGGTGCACGGCAAGCAAAGTGGCCTTGCCGAGTTCCAGGGTCATGTTGGCTAGTTTCTCCTGGGTCAGTTGGAAACTCGCCAGCGGGCGATCGAAGACCTCACGCGACTGGGTGTAGGCGATGGTCGTCTCCAGGCTGTCACGCGCCGCGCCGAGCGCACCGAAGACGATCCCGAACCGCGCCTCGTTCAGACAGGACAGCGGTGCGCTCAGACCCGCCGCATGCGGCAGCTGAGCCGATGCCGGCAGCCGCACCTCGTCGAGCACCAGCTCCGAGGTGACCGAGGCCCGTAGCGAGAGCTTGCGGTGAATCTCGTTGGCGGTGAAACCCGGTGTGTCGGTGGGGACGAGGAAACCGCGTACCCCCTCATCGGTCTGGGCCCACACGGTGGCGACATCGGCGAGGTTGCCGTTGGTGATCCACATCTTGGTGCCGGTGATGATCCAGTCGCTGCCATCGCGGCGTGCCCGCGTGCGCATCCCGGCGGGGTTGGACCCGAAGTCGGGCTCCGTCAAACCGAAACACCCGATCGCCTCGCCGGCCGCCAGGCGGGGCAACCATTCGTTCTTCTGCTCCTCGGAGCCGTAGCGGTGGATCGAGAACATCGACAGCGATCCCTGCACGGACACGAAACTGCGGAAGCCGCTGTCGCCGGCTTCCAGTTCCATGCAGGCCAGGCCGTAACTGACCGCGTTGGTACCGGCGCATCCGTAGCCGTCGAGGTGCATGCCGAGCACGCCGAGCGCACCGAACTCCTTGGCCAGTTCGCGCGGCAGGGTGGCCGACTCGAACCAGCCCTCGATGTTGGGCCGCAGCCGGGTGTCGACGAATTTGCGCACGGTGGAGGCGATATCGCGTTCGTCGGCATCCAGCAGCCGGTCGATGTCGAACAATCCCAGCGGGGAGTAGGTGGACGCCGAAGGCGTTGTGGTGGTTGCGGTCACGGTGGTTGCTCCAGGATCCTCGGATTGGGTGGTGTGCGGTATCAGAGCGCGGCGAAGCCGTCGCGCAGGACGCCGAGGGCCTCGATGAGCAGGTGGTCGGGGATGGTCAGCGGCGGCAGGAACCGCAGGACATTGCCGAAAGTGCCTGCCGTCAGGGTGAGTACGCCATTGTCGTGGCAATGCCGGGTGAGTGCGGCGACCGCGTCGCGGTGCGGTGTCCGGGTGCCGGGCAGGACGAGTTCGGCGGCGACCATCGCCCCACGGCCGCGGATCTCACCGATGACGTCGGTGCTGGTGGCGATGGCTTCCAGTTCGACGGTGAGGATTTCGCCGATCTCCCGGGCACGGGCGAGCAGCCCGCCGTTCTCGATCTCGTCGAACACGCCGAGGGCCGCGGCACACGCCACCGGGTTGCCGCTGTAGGTGCCGCCGATCCCGCCGGGATGCGCGGCGTCCATGATGTCGGCCCGGCCGGTGACCGCGGCCAGCGGCAGCCCGCCGGCCAGACCCTTGGCGGTGGTGATGAGATCGGGCACGATGCCTTCGTGCTCGCTGGCGAACCATGCGCCGGTGCGGGCGATTCCGGTCTGCACCTCGTCCGCGACGAAGACGATGCCCCGGTCCCGGCAGAAGTCGGCAACCCGGGCCAGGAATCCGTCGGCGGGCACGATGAACCCACCCTCACCCTGGATCGGTTCGACCACCACGCAGGCGACGGCGTCGGATCCGATCTGGCTGTCGACCAGCTGAGCAAACTGGGCGAACGCTTCGTCGGCGCAGTTCTGCGGCCCGGACGGCCAGCGGTAGGGGTAAGCCATCGGCGCCCGATAGACCTCTGGGGCGAATGGCCCGAAGCCGTGCTTGTAGGGCAGGTTCTTCGCCGTCATGGACATGGTCAGCAGTGAGCGGCCGTGAAAGGCGTGGTCGAACACCACCACCGCGGGGCGGTTGGTGGCGACGCGCGCGTACTTGACGGCGTTCTCCAGGGCCTCGCTGCCGGTGTTGAACAGCGCGGTGCGCTTCTCGTGGTCGCCGGGCGCGATGCGGTTGAGGCGTTCGGCCACCTCGATGTACTGCTCGTAGGGAGTCGCGAGGAAACAGGTGTGGGTGAAGCGGGCCACCTGTTCGGAGGTGCGCACCACCACTTCGGGTGCCGCGTTGCCGACGGTGGTCACCGCGATACCGCTGCCCAGGTCGATGAACGAGTTGCCGTCGACGTCGACCACCACGCCGCCCCCGGCGGCAGCGGCGTAGACCCCCGCGGCACTGGCCAGGCCCGCCGGCAGGGCGGCGTGCCGACGGCCGGCCAGCGCCAGCGATCGCGGTCCAGGGATATTGGTGACCAGCCTTCGCTCTTGCGGTAGTGCCGGGCCGCCGAGCACGGAGTCCGCCAGCGTCATATCGATCGTCCCTTTCGCCGATTTCACGTCAGCGTAGGAAGGGAGGGCTCGTCCCTCCATCGCCGAATTGGACAATATGTCGGCGTATGTTGTCCGACTCGGCGATGTCGCGGACGAACGGGACGAGCTGCCAGGGCGTCGCGTTACGAGAGGGCCATCCACGCACCGAGCGCCACCATGATGACGGCGATGGTGCCGTCCAGGATGCGCCACGTCAGCGGCGTCGCGAACAATCCGGCCAGCCGCCTCGCGCCCAGGCCGAGCCCGGTGAACCACAGTGCGCTGGCCGCCACCGAGCCGGCCCCGAAAAGCCAACGCTGATCCCGGTGTTCGTTGGCCAGTGAGCCGAGCAGCACCACGGTGTCCAGGTAGACGTGCGGGTTCAGCCACGTCATCGCCGCGCAGGTGAGCAGCACCTCGGCCAGCCGGGCCGGATTGCGCTCGGAGGGATTCAACGCCGACGGGCGGAACGCCCTGCGGGCCGCCAGCACTCCGTAACCGATCAGGAAGGCCGCGCCCCCGAGTTTGGCGACGGTCATCGCGTCGGGGTGAGCGCTGATCAACGCCCCGACGCCCGCGATGCCGGCCGCGATGAGGATGAGGTCTGACAGGGTGCACATCGCGATGACCGGAATGACATGTTCGCCGCGGATGCCCTGACGCAGCACGAAGGCGTTCTGCGCACCGATGGCGGCGATGAGCGTCATGGTGGTCAGGAAGCCGAGCAGGACGGGCGAACTCATGAAAACGACGGTAGGGGAGTGCTTCGATGCAGTACAGCTAATTATTTTTACGGTGCTTAAGACCTGCTCATGTCGGAGGGCGCCTCATCCCGTGAACACCGACAGTTCGTTCCCGCGGCTCGGCTCGAACGGAAGTGCCACGGACAGATATGCGGTGCCGGGGTCGCGGACATGGTGCCGATAGGCCGGTGTTGCGTTCTCGGCGAGGATCAGTGCGTTGGACCGCAGGTGTGGTTCCAGCAGCCGAAGCACGGGGAGGTAGAGGCTGAACGCTCCGTCGAGATGGACGAGGTCGATCGGTCCGCCCGCGCCATGCCGCAACGTGTCCAGGGCGTCACCGGTGCGGATCTCCACCACGTCGGCCAGGCCCGCGGCGTCGAGATTCTGCAGTGCCCGAGCGGCTTTGGCGGGTTCCAGCTCGGTGCCGACGACCGTGCCGCCACCGTTGTCCCGGACCGCGCAGGCCAGGTGAATCGTCGAAATCCCGAAGGAAGTACCGAATTCGACGACGCGCGCCGCTTGCCTGCCGCGCGCGCAGACGTAGAGCAGCCGCCCGAACTCCGGCGTGACGTTGAGGAAGTTGTTCACGGCCTGGCGGTAGAGACCCTTGTAGTCACGCGCCTCCGCGTCCAGCAGGGCGGCCACCGGTTCGATGCCGGGCTCGGCGTGCTGCTGTAAACGGGTGATCATCGCAGCGTCCGCGATCTCGGCTTCGGAGAACAGCCGTTGCAGGACGTCGGCGACCGGGGCTGTGGTGAGTGACTCCATCGGGTGCTCCCTGTCCTGTGCGGTGGTGGCGTTCGAATGTGGCTGCGGCAGAACGAGTTCAACTCGTCCGACAGAGGAATTATCGCGGCCGCGGCGCGGCCTGGCTACTCGCGTTCTGCGCTCGTCATCACCGGCGCGTGCCGGAGTTTCCGTCGGGTGTCGCGCCGGTGCTGCTCACATTCGGTGTGGTGATCGAGCCCATGCGCGCGGCGCAACGCACGGCGGTCCGGTGCGATCCGGTTTAGGCTGGGGTCGGCGCACACAGCGAGGAGGGTGTAGTGACAGCCGAGGGGACACTTCAGCCGCGCAAGCGCCCGCGTCAGCGCCGATCGGAACTCACCCGCGACCGGATCCTCGATGCGGCGGTCACCGTGTTCAGCGAGTACGGATACGCGCGGGGGACGACGAACCGCATCGCCGCTTTCGCCGATGTTTCCATCGGCTCGCTCTATCAGTACTTCCCGAACAAGGACGCCATCGTCGCCGAACTCGCCTCCAGGCACTTGGACGCCGGCGTCACGACGGCCGCCCAGCGCCGATCGCTGTACGGACCGGCCTCGCTGGAGCAGGTGATCGGTGACATCGTCGGCGCCGCGATCGACAACCACCGCCAGGATCCGGAGTTCCTTCGGGTCCTCGTCGAGCAGGCGCCGCGCTCACACGAGTTGCTGGTGAGGGTGGCCCAGCGGCGCACCGAGTCGATCGAGGCCATGCGGGAGATCCTCGCGG is a genomic window containing:
- a CDS encoding acyl-CoA dehydrogenase family protein — protein: MTATTTTPSASTYSPLGLFDIDRLLDADERDIASTVRKFVDTRLRPNIEGWFESATLPRELAKEFGALGVLGMHLDGYGCAGTNAVSYGLACMELEAGDSGFRSFVSVQGSLSMFSIHRYGSEEQKNEWLPRLAAGEAIGCFGLTEPDFGSNPAGMRTRARRDGSDWIITGTKMWITNGNLADVATVWAQTDEGVRGFLVPTDTPGFTANEIHRKLSLRASVTSELVLDEVRLPASAQLPHAAGLSAPLSCLNEARFGIVFGALGAARDSLETTIAYTQSREVFDRPLASFQLTQEKLANMTLELGKATLLAVHLGRIKDAEGVRPEQVSLGKLNNVREAIGIARECRTLLGGSGITLEYSPLRHANNLESVLTYEGTSEMHLLSIGKALTGHAAFR
- a CDS encoding aldehyde dehydrogenase family protein → MTSSSPLSSPVPLQHLIDGQWIAGGGDRLHSVNPAQPRIVVAEGDSATADDVDTAVAAATRAGAGWAATPMHQRGAVLLAAAAIVERNADDWGLDLTLEEGKTKAEGIGEVRRAAQILRYYGNEGDRRSGDIYASPRAGEQILVTRKPVGVVGIITPFNFPIAIPAWKIAPALIYGNTVVWKPAGTVPLLAQRLAAALSSAGLPAGVLNLLIGGTDIGDAIVNHPEVDAISFTGSTTIGRRIASSAAARGVPVQAEMGGKNAAVVLDDADADLAVEQVMLGAFRSSGQKCTATSRLIVTDGIADRFLTVLAERVHVLRTGDPTDDATQLGPVVSASARRTITAGIEAAATQGATTLARGRLPGDGPLADGYFVAPTVLELDGRPADVWTDELFGPVLAVRRAADTAAAFELANDSEFGLSAAVFTQDLTRALEAVEHIDVGVLHINSESAGADPHVPFGGAKKSGLGPKEQGRAAREFFTHTTTVYLRGGATRP
- a CDS encoding O-methyltransferase, with the protein product MESLTTAPVADVLQRLFSEAEIADAAMITRLQQHAEPGIEPVAALLDAEARDYKGLYRQAVNNFLNVTPEFGRLLYVCARGRQAARVVEFGTSFGISTIHLACAVRDNGGGTVVGTELEPAKAARALQNLDAAGLADVVEIRTGDALDTLRHGAGGPIDLVHLDGAFSLYLPVLRLLEPHLRSNALILAENATPAYRHHVRDPGTAYLSVALPFEPSRGNELSVFTG
- the gabT gene encoding 4-aminobutyrate--2-oxoglutarate transaminase, yielding MTLADSVLGGPALPQERRLVTNIPGPRSLALAGRRHAALPAGLASAAGVYAAAAGGGVVVDVDGNSFIDLGSGIAVTTVGNAAPEVVVRTSEQVARFTHTCFLATPYEQYIEVAERLNRIAPGDHEKRTALFNTGSEALENAVKYARVATNRPAVVVFDHAFHGRSLLTMSMTAKNLPYKHGFGPFAPEVYRAPMAYPYRWPSGPQNCADEAFAQFAQLVDSQIGSDAVACVVVEPIQGEGGFIVPADGFLARVADFCRDRGIVFVADEVQTGIARTGAWFASEHEGIVPDLITTAKGLAGGLPLAAVTGRADIMDAAHPGGIGGTYSGNPVACAAALGVFDEIENGGLLARAREIGEILTVELEAIATSTDVIGEIRGRGAMVAAELVLPGTRTPHRDAVAALTRHCHDNGVLTLTAGTFGNVLRFLPPLTIPDHLLIEALGVLRDGFAAL
- a CDS encoding TetR/AcrR family transcriptional regulator, with the protein product MTAEGTLQPRKRPRQRRSELTRDRILDAAVTVFSEYGYARGTTNRIAAFADVSIGSLYQYFPNKDAIVAELASRHLDAGVTTAAQRRSLYGPASLEQVIGDIVGAAIDNHRQDPEFLRVLVEQAPRSHELLVRVAQRRTESIEAMREILAAHPEVAVVDTEAAARLVVITVESVVHHALAAPQTLETADLSRHLVDMLTRYLAAA
- a CDS encoding CaiB/BaiF CoA transferase family protein, which produces MSGTALDGIVVVDFSRVLAGPYATMMLGDFGADIIKIERPGVGDDTREWGPPYDAEGVATYFNAVNRNKRSVVLDLTDAADIARARELVSGADIVVENFRPGTMEKLGLGYESLRELNPDLIYCAITGFGRDGGADLPGYDLLVQAVGGLMSVTGQPDGEPTKVGVAVVDVLAGMHALSGILLALAHRARTGEGQRVDTNLLSVLLSSMVNQASGFLGAGAVPTRMGNRHPSIAPYQTFSTADRPMAVAVGNDKQFKALTRVLGVDWLAADERFGSNALRVRHRDVLCAILQTAFQAHGADHWYDALAAAGVPAGPINDMSEAFAFAERLGLGAIVSVPGTSTGQVANPISLSATPATYRSGPPRLGDQS
- the lysE gene encoding L-lysine exporter translates to MSSPVLLGFLTTMTLIAAIGAQNAFVLRQGIRGEHVIPVIAMCTLSDLILIAAGIAGVGALISAHPDAMTVAKLGGAAFLIGYGVLAARRAFRPSALNPSERNPARLAEVLLTCAAMTWLNPHVYLDTVVLLGSLANEHRDQRWLFGAGSVAASALWFTGLGLGARRLAGLFATPLTWRILDGTIAVIMVALGAWMALS